In Macaca fascicularis isolate 582-1 chromosome 15, T2T-MFA8v1.1, one genomic interval encodes:
- the MED27 gene encoding mediator of RNA polymerase II transcription subunit 27 isoform X7 → MADVINVSVNLEAFSQAISAIQALRSSVSRVFDCLKDGMRNKETLEGREKAFIAHFQDNLHSVNRDLNELERLSNLVGKPSENHPLHNSGLLSLDPVQDKTPLYSQLLQAYKWSNKKEQLSIPRIFHWKV, encoded by the exons ATGGCGGACGTGATAAATGTCAGTGTGAACCTGGAGGCCTTTTCCCAGGCCATTAGTGCCATCCAGGCGCTGCGCTCCAGCGTGAGCAGGGTGTTCGACTGCCTGAAGGATGGGATGCGGAACAAGGAGACGCTGGAGGGCCGGGAGAAGGCCTTCATTGCGCACTTCCAGGACAACTTACATTCGGTCAACCGGGACCTCAA tgaGCTGGAACGTCTGAGCAATCTGGTAGGCAAGCCATCTGAGAACCATCCTCTTCATAACAGTGGGCTGTTAAGCCTGGATCCTGTGCAGGACAAAACTCCTCTCTATAGTCAACTCCTTCAAGCATATAAATGGTCAAACAAG aaagaGCAACTTTCTATTCCAAGAATATTCCATTGGAAAGTCTGA